The following are encoded in a window of Candidatus Latescibacterota bacterium genomic DNA:
- a CDS encoding response regulator, with protein MKILIVDDSKAMRMIVKRTLRQAGYGEATVEEAANGVEGVAAAKSFNPDIILSDWNMPEMNGLTFLETIRAEGIDTPFGFITTEGTPEMMETAKSSGAQFLITKPFTVETFQEKLGVVV; from the coding sequence ATGAAAATACTTATTGTCGATGACAGCAAAGCGATGCGAATGATCGTCAAGAGAACACTCAGGCAGGCCGGATATGGCGAAGCTACCGTCGAGGAAGCAGCGAATGGCGTGGAAGGCGTTGCGGCAGCAAAATCATTCAACCCGGACATCATCCTTTCCGACTGGAACATGCCCGAGATGAACGGACTGACATTTCTCGAGACGATCAGGGCGGAAGGCATAGATACACCATTCGGATTCATTACCACAGAGGGAACGCCTGAGATGATGGAAACGGCCAAATCGTCCGGTGCGCAGTTCCTGATAACCAAACCGTTCACGGTCGAGACCTTTCAGGAAAAACTGGGGGTGGTTGTCTGA